Proteins encoded within one genomic window of Humulus lupulus chromosome 1, drHumLupu1.1, whole genome shotgun sequence:
- the LOC133821750 gene encoding uncharacterized protein LOC133821750 produces the protein MNKRGKQLAILNVLRINKVGIGVLLENKLKKEKIDEMMVNLYCGWDYYSSRNSEGMPMEYMVTFVYGLNTVEERLELWWGLSSLHVINRPWLIMGDFNAVFNFDDRVGGRSISSAELVDSNAWLAMSHLVSIKRIGSNFTWSNKQDGEDRIYSRIDHVFINEDWIDELPNSIAEFHWEDYSDHCFCLIKSLKMGSLGIKPFRFFNFWTTHKGFKEVVCENWNKPLVTRGLLGVTRKLLRLKHVLKLFNRREFGDVEQRYHQAKGDYQLALTRAQAAPSDLVAQEAEKSAALLYQENAERREENRIVSFLNERGEIVEDYGAVVQHFLNHFRGYMGSSSSANGYFNAHLGFFRDGKIPEALNETMLALVPKTDSLSRAVDYRPIACCNTLYKCISKMICSRLSEVLPHLISQNQGAFVRGRSLAHNILIFQDLIENYNRKNSSPRCALKIDLSKAYDTVDWCFLERLLIGFRFPIRFVQWVMVCLRGTSYVLMMNGRLQGGFKGVKGLRQGDPISPLLFVLIMEYLTRLLQLGAQQQQEF, from the exons ATGAATAAAAGAGGAAAGCAATTAGCTATTCTGAATGTGTTAAGGATTAATAAAGTGGGAATTGGAGTTTTGTTGGAAAATAAGTTGAAGAAGGAAAAAATAGATGAAATGATGGTTAATCTGTATTGTGGTTGGGATTACTACAGCAGTAGGAACTCAGAAG GCATGCCGATGGAGTATATGGTTACCTTTGTCTATGGTCTCAACACGGTTGAAGAGAGATTGGAGCTGTGGTGGGGTCTATCTAGCTTACATGTTATAAATAGACCTTGGTTGATTATGGGAGACTTTAACGCGGTGTTCAATTTTGATGACAGGGTGGGAGGGAGGTCTATTAGCTCAGCTGAATTAGTTGATTCTAATGCCTGGCTTGCCATGTCTCATCTGGTTTCTATTAAGAGAATTGGATCAAATTTTACTTGGTCCAATAAACAAGATGGCGAGGATAGGATCTACTCTAGGATAGATCATGTTTTCATCAATGAAGACTGGATAGATGAGTTGCCTAATTCAATAGCAGAATTTCACTGGGAGGATTATTCCGATCATTGCTTCTGCCTCATCAAATCTCTCAAGATGGGATCGCTGGGTATTAAACCCTTCCGGTTCTTTAATTTTTGGACAACTCATAAAGGGTTTAAGGAGGTGGTGTGTGAGAATTGGAATAAACCTTTGGTAACGAGGGGTTTGTTGGGTGTGACTAGAAAACTTCTCAGATTAAAGCATGTGTTGAAATTGTTCAATAGAAGGGAATTTGGTGATGTTGAACAGAGATATCACCAAGCTAAAGGTGACTATCAGCTGGCTCTCACTAGAGCTCAAGCTGCTCCGTCAGATTTGGTAGCTCAGGAGGCTGAAAAGTCAGCAGCTCTTCTTTATCAAGAGAATGCTGAAAG AAGGGAGGAGAATCGTATTGTCTCCTTTCTGAATGAGCGAGGGGAAATTGTTGAAGATTATGGGGCTGTGGTTCAGCATTTTCTGAATCATTTCCGTGGCTATATGGGCAGTTCTAGTTCAGCTAATGGATATTTTAATGCTCA TTTGggtttctttcgagatgggaaAATTcctgaggctctcaatgaaacaATGCTTGCTTTGGTTCCTAAAACAGATTCTCTTAGCCGAGCAGTTGATTATaggcccatagcttgctgcaacacTCTTTATAAGTGCATCTCTAAAATGATTTGCAGCAGGCTATCGGAGGTTCTTCCTCATTTGATAAGTCAAAATCAAGGTGCCTTTGTTAGAGGGAGATCTTTAGCTCATAATATACTCATATTTCAAGACTTGATTGAGAACTATAATAGGAAGAATTCTTCCCCTAGATGTGCTCTGAAGATTGATCTGAGCAAGGCCTATGATACAGTAGACTGGTGCTTCCTTGAGAGATTATTGATTGGGTTTCGATTTCCCATCCGATTCGTTCAATGGGTGATGGTTTGTCTGCGAGGCACCTCTTATGTTCTTATGATGAATGGTAGATTGCAGGGTGGGTTTAAGGGAGTTAAAGGCCTTCGCCAGGGGGACCCTATTTCTCCTTTGCTATTTGTTTTGATAATGGAATATCTTACTAGGTTGCTTCAGCTAGGTGCTCAACAACAACAAGAGTTTTGA